In Leptospira langatensis, a genomic segment contains:
- the mrdA gene encoding penicillin-binding protein 2, with amino-acid sequence MLGGGGSSSATEFRLERSFRLRLYMFSGLVAFALVAFVVQLFNLQIVQGTDNSLKAEKFVRKSETIPAARGEMFDRNFLTPETSMALVSNYSSLDAVLNTSLLKYDPAKVRNFLQEFARTLSIPMSYYEEDLIEPKFSKNIKSKKPFVLLEAISKAQQERISVFDTISKYVILVPSPRRIYKMGPALAHVTGYIGKPSKTDLLTREIKSYQWLGKDGLELQYDARLRGTDGFRIQKRSSEGNIEEERVVEHSTPGNNLVLTIDKDIQLAAYKALKGARGTAIALRPSTGEVLAMASNPSYDPNILSGKSRSERTAHYKRVDANGGFLNLAIQSKFPPASTYKTLVAMAALESGHKVDYTPETSYSCNGSYILKSTFAGVPDQVFYCWEKGGHGTNDLAHALQKSCSVYFYNLGYKLGSDPILTYSRLFLLDQKSKIDLPGEISGFVPSSAWKKRTYGTRWFDGDTINLSIGQGFMSVTPLGMALFYAGLLNRGQIYQPYVVNEIRDPLDNSIINRTEPQRLRDIPIQASTIEAIKTGLRLVVKSGTAAFVLNKPGLPDIAGKTGTAQTRRRGASGSNHAWFIGYAPANAPVSEQVLVAVFVEYGVGGAAGAAPVAREMFRAAFPPGSFKRTAEVPEAAPVLPEKIQ; translated from the coding sequence ATGCTTGGGGGAGGAGGATCTTCTTCAGCCACAGAATTTAGACTGGAGCGCAGTTTCAGGCTAAGACTATACATGTTCTCCGGACTCGTGGCCTTCGCGTTAGTCGCGTTTGTCGTTCAATTATTCAATTTGCAGATCGTTCAGGGAACTGATAACTCTCTTAAAGCTGAGAAGTTCGTAAGAAAAAGTGAGACCATTCCCGCAGCACGCGGAGAAATGTTCGATCGGAACTTCCTCACTCCGGAAACTTCGATGGCTCTGGTCTCCAATTACTCCAGCTTGGATGCGGTCTTAAACACTTCCCTTCTAAAATACGATCCTGCTAAAGTACGAAATTTCCTCCAGGAATTCGCGAGAACTCTTTCGATCCCGATGTCCTATTACGAAGAGGATCTCATAGAGCCGAAGTTTTCCAAGAATATCAAGTCCAAGAAACCGTTCGTTCTCTTGGAAGCCATCAGTAAGGCGCAACAGGAAAGGATCTCCGTCTTCGATACGATTTCAAAATATGTAATATTGGTACCTTCTCCCAGAAGGATCTATAAAATGGGACCTGCTCTGGCGCATGTCACCGGCTATATTGGAAAGCCGAGCAAGACGGATCTTTTGACTCGGGAGATCAAGTCGTATCAGTGGCTTGGAAAAGACGGACTGGAATTGCAATACGATGCTCGTCTCCGAGGAACGGACGGATTCAGGATCCAAAAGAGAAGTTCCGAAGGAAATATAGAAGAGGAGAGAGTGGTAGAACATTCCACTCCCGGAAATAACCTTGTCCTAACAATCGATAAGGATATCCAGCTCGCCGCGTACAAGGCTCTCAAGGGAGCGAGAGGGACTGCGATCGCGTTACGTCCTTCTACCGGAGAGGTGCTTGCGATGGCATCCAATCCGAGTTACGATCCGAATATCCTATCAGGCAAAAGCAGATCCGAGAGAACGGCCCATTATAAGAGAGTGGATGCTAACGGTGGATTCTTGAATTTAGCGATCCAATCCAAATTTCCACCCGCTTCCACCTATAAAACGTTAGTTGCTATGGCAGCTCTGGAGAGCGGTCACAAGGTGGATTATACTCCGGAAACCAGTTATAGCTGCAACGGAAGTTATATCTTGAAGTCCACATTTGCAGGTGTTCCGGATCAGGTATTTTACTGTTGGGAGAAGGGTGGTCATGGAACGAACGACCTGGCTCATGCTCTCCAAAAATCCTGCTCGGTGTATTTCTATAATCTAGGTTATAAACTCGGTTCCGATCCTATCTTAACCTATTCTCGTTTGTTCTTATTGGATCAAAAATCCAAGATAGATCTGCCGGGAGAGATCAGCGGATTCGTACCTTCTTCTGCTTGGAAGAAGAGAACGTACGGGACCAGATGGTTCGACGGGGACACGATCAACCTTTCTATCGGACAAGGATTCATGTCGGTCACTCCTCTCGGAATGGCATTGTTCTATGCAGGCTTATTGAATCGAGGACAGATCTATCAGCCGTATGTGGTGAATGAGATCCGGGATCCTTTGGACAATTCCATTATCAATCGGACAGAGCCGCAAAGACTCAGGGATATTCCTATCCAAGCTTCTACGATCGAAGCGATCAAGACAGGTCTTCGTTTAGTTGTGAAGAGCGGGACCGCGGCATTCGTTCTGAATAAACCGGGACTTCCGGACATTGCAGGAAAGACAGGAACCGCTCAAACCAGAAGAAGGGGAGCCTCCGGTTCCAACCACGCTTGGTTCATCGGATACGCTCCTGCAAATGCGCC